The following nucleotide sequence is from Paralichthys olivaceus isolate ysfri-2021 chromosome 22, ASM2471397v2, whole genome shotgun sequence.
GGGCGCGGGACAGGCGAGTTTCGGGGGAGTGGACTTCTCACACGAGGGTCCCGGATTCGTCACTTGGCACAGGTAccacctgctgcagctggagaggGACATGCAGGTGAGATTTTGCATTAAGAGTAATGACACTGTACTCGCATCCACACTAGCTGTTTATTGGGTATTTTAAGATAAAGGAAATCATCTAATAGATTTTTCTTTGTGGTTGCCTGAGGGTAATTGCCACCTCCACATTGATAATTTACCAATACATCCCTGACTAATCACCAGCTATAACAAATCTGCGGTTTCTcctccttgtttgttttgtgtaattcGTTTCCCCACAACTTTACAGGCGAGCAAATCACAATTGGCAACATAGTTTCATGCCTTATCACCACTAAACAAATTGCAATTTTAAGCGTTTTATCAGAAAATAacagtctttttttcccctcgaCTCTGCTGAATAAACACACCAGCAGGCACAGTTAGAGGCAGAGAGCTCATTTCTATGAAGATCAGGAGAAACTGTATCAACTAAAAATGACTACAAATGTCTCAGCTCCTTGTTGTGCCACAATTATATGCTGTCTGGTTAGAGGCCTGTGTTTTAATCATGCGCTGGATTATTATGCTCAGAAACTGGTGAGAAGAAAAATCAGGCTTTTGTTTCAAAGCTCAGTTGTTTAATGGAGGGATTCATGAGCGGTTAGGAGCCATTAGTGGGGGTTTGGATCAAAAACTGCAGAATTTAAGAATGGGATTTGGTAACTTGCAGTGTTTTCTCATTGGAAAACAGTGAAGTGATTCATAGGTGTACAAAGATTCCATTTTCTTGTAgcttaatgaataaatatatattgatacatttatattgtgtttcATGTATCTcagattgtgtttgttacactaggtttttatttattttaagtactGTCGTTGTGCTTTTTCTGAATCAGTTATGATATAATATTAAAATctaattgatttattatttgttatatttaaatCTCTGGTTGTACACTTAGTCTATGTTTGTCCTTATGCTGAAACACAATTTGTTGCATAGAAAGTCTCCACAAAGAACTGATCTCTCatgcaagaacattttatctgttGCCTTATGACACCATTACGAAGTGAGACTTTGAGACTCTGGATACATTTCCcaaggggatttttttttaaatttaaaagtcaacagcaaatgtcttttttcatttcaacaaacaTTAACCTTTCCTTTATACGTATATTTCCAACAACTAGGATATGCTCCAGGACCCCTCCTTCGCCCTGCCCTACTGGAACTTTGCCATCGGTGGAAGCACGTGTGACATCTGCACAGATGACCTGATGGGAGCCAGGAGCAGTTTTGACATGAATTCCCTGAGCCCCAACTCCATCTTCGCCCAGTGGAGGGTCATCTGCGAGAGCGTGGAGGACTATGACACACTGGGAACCATCTGCAACAGTGAGTCTACTGTTCTTTTTAACATGTGATGTTACAGAGATCCTCTTTATTCCAGCGATGGTCTAAGTCATCTGGCTCctttcccccccctccccccctccccttccagaCACAGAGACATCTCCCATCAGAAGGAATCCAGCAGGAAACGTCAACAGGCCGATGGTCCAGCGTCTCCCGGAGCCCCAGGATGTAGCGGACTGTCTGCAGGTTAACACTTTCGACACTCCGCCATACTACTCCACCTCCTCTGAAAGTTTCAGAAACACAGTTGAAGGTGAGTGAGTACAAATAGGTATTTTCCTGTCTGTCAAAgtgtttctacatttttcttatttcttctttcatgttgtttttggtAGGCTACAGCGCCCCCCAGGGGAACTATGACCCTGTGGTTCGGAGTCTCCACAACCTGGCACATCTCTTCCTGAACGGCACAGGGGGACAGACCCACCTCTCGCCCAACGACCCCATCTTCGTGCTGCTCCACACCTACACTGACGCCATCTTTGATGAATGGTTGAGGAGACAGAGTCCAGGTGTTTTTGAATCAAAAGAATCAcgttaaaaagacatttttttactCAGTCATTTTTTTAGAATAAAGAGCTTGTTGGCTAACTTGTGTTTCTTGTCAGGTTCAGCAACGTATCCTGAGGAAAACGCCCCCATTGGTCACAACAGGGGCTACAACATGGTGCCTTTCTGGCCTCCAGTGACGAACGCAGAGATGTTTGTGATGGCCCCTGAAAATCTGGGTTACTCGTACGAAGCTGAATGGCCAGGTATGCATTTCACTCCTATTACCATCAAATTCATGCGGGTTTGCTTTTAACCTTGCCTTCGAATAAATCGTCCGCTTCAACGTTTTGTAGGTCAACCTTTCACTCTGACGGAAATCATCACCATGGCAATAGTCGCCGCACTCGTGGTGGTTGCGGTCATTTTCGCTGCCACCACGTGTGCCGTGCGAGCCCGGTCCTACAGGATGGAGGGTCACCAGCCTCTGCTCAGCGATCAGTACCAGCGCTACGACGATGACAAAAGCCAGTCTGTAGTTTAAGATGCGTGTTTGAACACAAGCTTCACCTTTGTGCCTCTTCTCTTTACTtatgcagtttgtttgttttacctgAATCTCACCGGAGAAAGTGTAGATTCTTAAAAATCCTATTTATGCTGCACTAATATTTCTACATCAAAAACTGCAATAGTTCATTTTTCTctaaaaaaaaccccagaatAGAGCAGatgcaaatattttacttttccatGTGCACAAAAGTTGTCTCGTTGCAAGTTGGAGATTTCTGGTAAGTTTGAGAATGTGTTTCAATTTAAAGGTGATCAAGTGTAAAGAATGCTGATTCTGGGAAGTGATCCACAATTTTCTGTAActtattaactttttttttaacactttttacGTAATGGAAAGCTTAATGTTAGTGGAATACACTGCTGAATAATTAAACACCTACAACTTGTCTGCAGCCTTCACACTAATCTGTTTATCTGACTGCAATCACAGGAGTTTGGTTTAGTTCAGCTACATTTCAGGTGatgtcagaaatgtgtttgctcATGTAGTAGAGCTTCAGTGCCCACAAGGGGGTGCTATGGTTAAATATCTGAAACTGCTTGTACACTGATTATTAAGAGAGATGAactagtttgtttgtgtttttatgttgtattAAGAAATTGATCCACATGATGCAAATGTTGTTTGTAACGAATGAAGATATAAAGAGTAAATTATTAAAGCAGGGGGTCATTATTGAGAGGaaatgtggaacaatgcagaaTCACAGGGTATCTTTCTTTTAATACTTGCTTTTCTCTTGCTTTTGCCAAACTGTTCTGGGctatggttttgttttcacgttcttcagtgattaaaaaaatacaccagaatatatatttctgtACAAGACAGATCACAAGATGCATTGTATCCTGTAATCTATCATCAGCCTGGAGTGTTTCCTCCAGGTAGAGTTGGCAGTTACAGCTCCAAGTTCCTCCTAATTTAATTTGTAAGCCCTGAAGAATGTATCCCCTCGTGTACCTTTTGTTTCACAACACCTCACCTGTGTGGTGTCTGGTTTCAGAGGAAGCTCCCCCTGTGGGAGGGTTTTACGCAGAGCAAGCTGTCAGTGAGCGGTCTCTACTGGCCACGCAGCTTCAGTGGGAGGTCTGTTGAGGAGACAGAGGTGAAGAGTTTGTGGCTCATCACTTCACTGTGAGAACAAAAGTTGCGAGGAGCGCACGCAGAGCTGCGAATCAACTCCTCTCTGGTCGTGGCTCCCGTGCGTAATTGTTGCGCCTCCGTCGGTTCCAAACGCCGCACGCAGCGAGGCTTTGTCCCGTCTCTCTGCCTCCGTCTTACCGTCATGGACGAGGATAACAGCGCGTTGCCCGACTTGAAGGATATTGAGACTAAACTGGGTCGCAAAGTGCCGGACAGTCTCATTCGCTCTCTCGTTGGAGGAAAACATCATGACAAGTCCGCGCCGCCGCATTTAGTCAACTACAAGTTTTGTGCCAACTCTGGAGACTTGAAGCGACTGGAGAGCAAAATGCAATTCCTCAAACAAGAAATGGTGAGTTGCCTTTCTCTCTGCCCTGTTTGACTGAACGAAAACGTTGTCACAGTGTTGGTTTGATTAGCTGCAAATACAACAAACCATTTGGAAACAGGGGATATTgcaagtttaaaataaaaagagctaATCATTTATTAGCCTTATACTTTAGCAAGGGCTGTCAATGATAGACAGCAGTAAAGTACTTATAAATGTATGGAAATATAAAACCTATAGAAAATCACAAATGGAAGtaaaaactaatatatacatatatttaccAACATGTAGCAAAATATCCTAATtctatactttttatttattaaccaatgttaaaaagaatgaaaacaatgtcTCAAAGAGCTGGGCAATGAATTGATATCACTAATTATCACAATAGAATTTTCATTAATAGCAACATAACAAAGATTCAATATATCGATATACTTCTTATGCATTGTGGATGTGGAAACACAATTCATCCACCTCAGATTCAAGAATTTCAAATCACAACCTTAACACAAAAAACGCAAAAActtgaaataaataacattgtGACATATATCGCGATAATTAACATTTGAATCcattattgcccagccctactATTTAGCATATTTTCTTGTCAGGTAAGTTAAATGTGATTATAAGTCTTCTTTACAGGCTGTAATTACCTTTATTAGCACAGTCTGGGCTCACAGGAAATGCAGACTATAGATGTAAAGCAGGTCTACATGTCAGCATGAGGTTGTTAAATGCAAAGTGGTCAGAGGTGGGGGTGTTGTTGCCATGATGCTGGTCAGTAGGTGAGAGCCGGTCATACCAACCACAGCACAGTCGTTAGA
It contains:
- the LOC109634673 gene encoding 5,6-dihydroxyindole-2-carboxylic acid oxidase — its product is MWRSCVLVLVGAVVVSAQFPRECVTPEGLRSGQCCPSPTGLDNDPCGSTTGRGQCVSITADARPHGPQYPHDGRDDRERWPIRYFNRTCQCNGNFSGFNCGRCRHGWTGANCDQRVSVVRRNVMQLSADQKRAFVNALDQAKRTVHPDLVIATRRYTEILGPDGNTVQFENITIYNYFVWTHYYSVSKTFLGAGQASFGGVDFSHEGPGFVTWHRYHLLQLERDMQDMLQDPSFALPYWNFAIGGSTCDICTDDLMGARSSFDMNSLSPNSIFAQWRVICESVEDYDTLGTICNNTETSPIRRNPAGNVNRPMVQRLPEPQDVADCLQVNTFDTPPYYSTSSESFRNTVEGYSAPQGNYDPVVRSLHNLAHLFLNGTGGQTHLSPNDPIFVLLHTYTDAIFDEWLRRQSPGSATYPEENAPIGHNRGYNMVPFWPPVTNAEMFVMAPENLGYSYEAEWPGQPFTLTEIITMAIVAALVVVAVIFAATTCAVRARSYRMEGHQPLLSDQYQRYDDDKSQSVV